A genomic segment from Neobacillus sp. YX16 encodes:
- a CDS encoding S8 family serine peptidase, whose amino-acid sequence MRNSKSKKLMATMLTSVMLTIPTYQAIAQGPTSNNQKAFNIKTAGIPISELSKSSTGKHVITLITGDVVTVTDLAEGKSVISVEPADRAGGGARIMTVGKDTYVIPDQAIAYIASDLLDKDLFNITELIANGYDDTKQSTLPVIVQYAQTKGRSIPALPAAPDGSKRTHVLESIGGAAVSADKKQAKTFWNDITQHATTATGISPMAGSLQDETVQLNDGIEKIWLDGRVNATLEQSVPQVGAPTAWASGYDGSGVKVAVLDTGIDTEHPDVAGQLDEALSFVPGEDVLDHHAHGTHVASTVLGTGSASEGLNKGVAPGARLLVGKVLSNEGYGQDSWIIDGMEWAANNAKIVSMSLGGAEPSDGTDPMAQAVNTLSESTGALFVIAAGNTGAEGIGSPGAADAALTVGAVDKSDNLAWFSSKGPRFGNSGLKPDLVAPGVGIVAARSHLTSQGSGSYLTLDGTSMATPHVAGAAAILAQRHPDWTGAQLKDALMSTTKKLDHIKPFEGGTGRLDVAAATFGTVRATGSLDFGFFDWPHEGNVPVEKTVTYTNDGDKPVTLDLSATFTETNGSEAPEGLLTLSANQVTVPAQGTAEVIVTLDPQFGALGSRYQGQLSANVDGQTVAHTAMGMIKEDERYSLTIHATDRDGSPNRAIVSLVGPNKNPEFLLVEGTKELRLPAGTYSVMSLMDVDVNTDHAGVALVGNPEVNLNGSKTVELDARKAVEYTVDVPKKNEASFRRMEYYRTFGGDNTMNAMYILPVWVDKMYAQPTTAVATGELDVSTRWRLIEPLLTIGFKGNELDNIPQAGSTLLKGKYHLDAVYAGKGAAEDYKNLDAKGKVVVVERSDEVTGSERAAAANKAGAKLLITVNDGPKELSEFVGIENEDFSLSDSPIAVASVSGTEGAELIKAARSGNLKLKVEGTPDTTYVYDLVDGHQNFVPKDLNYSPKTNELVQINSQYKSDRSAPGAEFRWDIRPYSTYGAGFLYNMSLPSVRTEWVSAQEGTSWYHQANVLDSIWEVRQPVVTYKPGQRLEEEWFAPVVRPRFGEGYWTPVRVGNFFQFNVPSLADSGIGHTGAGNYPPEQTLKLYQGSTLIKEQQNAQDLYVFNQLPVENTEYRLVSDATRDGERWATSVRTHTEWTFWSKQQEEFNTDLPLISLDYKVDTDISGHALAGHTTKLGMTAAQIAGAPGNGKIAGASLEVSFNEGKSWEKVKLVRDGSGWIADIKNPSKNGHFVSLRASAWDDAGNRIDQEIIKAYQLK is encoded by the coding sequence ATGAGAAATTCAAAGTCAAAGAAGCTTATGGCAACGATGCTAACCTCGGTTATGTTAACCATTCCTACCTATCAAGCTATTGCACAAGGCCCAACTTCCAATAATCAAAAAGCATTCAATATAAAAACAGCAGGTATACCAATTAGTGAACTCTCTAAATCTAGTACAGGTAAACATGTCATTACACTTATTACAGGTGATGTGGTAACTGTGACAGACCTGGCAGAAGGAAAGAGTGTCATAAGTGTTGAACCTGCTGATCGAGCCGGCGGCGGAGCACGAATTATGACGGTTGGGAAGGATACATATGTCATTCCTGATCAGGCTATTGCCTATATAGCTTCTGATCTTCTGGATAAGGATCTGTTCAATATTACAGAGCTCATTGCCAACGGCTATGATGACACAAAGCAATCCACTTTGCCAGTGATCGTACAGTATGCACAAACAAAGGGTCGTTCCATACCAGCTTTGCCTGCTGCACCTGATGGCTCCAAACGCACTCATGTTTTAGAAAGTATTGGCGGTGCTGCCGTATCTGCAGATAAGAAACAGGCGAAAACCTTCTGGAATGATATTACGCAACATGCAACAACTGCAACAGGCATCTCACCAATGGCAGGTTCACTGCAAGATGAAACAGTGCAATTAAATGATGGGATTGAGAAAATCTGGCTGGATGGACGAGTAAATGCCACCCTTGAACAAAGTGTTCCACAGGTTGGGGCACCAACGGCCTGGGCTTCTGGTTACGATGGAAGTGGCGTTAAGGTGGCCGTACTTGACACCGGTATTGATACGGAACATCCGGATGTTGCTGGTCAACTCGATGAGGCTCTGAGCTTCGTTCCCGGAGAAGATGTACTTGACCACCATGCCCATGGTACACATGTAGCATCTACTGTACTTGGGACAGGATCAGCATCTGAAGGACTCAATAAAGGGGTAGCCCCAGGAGCTCGTCTACTTGTCGGTAAAGTACTTAGTAATGAAGGGTATGGTCAGGATTCCTGGATCATTGACGGGATGGAATGGGCTGCAAACAATGCCAAGATTGTCAGCATGAGTTTGGGAGGAGCTGAGCCAAGTGATGGAACAGACCCGATGGCTCAAGCCGTGAACACGCTTAGTGAATCGACAGGTGCACTTTTTGTTATCGCTGCCGGCAACACTGGTGCTGAAGGCATTGGGTCACCGGGAGCAGCAGATGCAGCCCTTACAGTTGGTGCTGTTGACAAATCTGATAATCTAGCTTGGTTCTCCTCCAAAGGACCACGATTTGGAAATTCTGGTTTAAAACCTGATCTCGTCGCTCCAGGTGTAGGAATTGTAGCAGCACGCTCCCATTTAACAAGTCAGGGAAGCGGCTCTTATCTCACTTTAGACGGTACGTCCATGGCCACACCTCATGTGGCTGGAGCGGCAGCGATTCTTGCACAGCGTCATCCTGATTGGACAGGGGCTCAATTAAAGGATGCCTTGATGAGTACGACGAAGAAGCTAGATCACATTAAACCATTTGAGGGGGGAACTGGTCGTCTTGACGTTGCAGCTGCAACATTTGGTACTGTGCGTGCGACAGGCTCCTTGGACTTTGGCTTCTTCGACTGGCCGCATGAAGGAAACGTTCCGGTGGAGAAGACTGTTACGTATACGAATGATGGCGACAAACCGGTTACACTGGATCTCTCAGCAACTTTTACAGAAACAAACGGTTCTGAGGCCCCTGAAGGTTTATTAACACTTTCAGCTAATCAGGTTACTGTTCCTGCTCAAGGTACAGCTGAAGTTATTGTTACACTTGACCCGCAATTTGGTGCTCTTGGGAGCAGATATCAAGGCCAGCTTTCTGCCAATGTCGACGGCCAAACGGTTGCTCATACGGCAATGGGTATGATAAAGGAAGATGAAAGATATTCTCTTACCATTCATGCAACTGATCGTGACGGATCTCCCAACAGAGCCATTGTTTCTCTTGTTGGACCGAATAAGAATCCGGAGTTCCTGCTAGTAGAGGGCACAAAGGAATTACGACTTCCGGCCGGAACTTATTCCGTTATGTCATTGATGGATGTTGATGTGAATACGGATCACGCAGGAGTTGCTCTCGTCGGTAACCCGGAAGTGAATCTAAATGGTTCAAAAACGGTTGAACTTGACGCTCGTAAGGCAGTCGAATATACCGTAGACGTTCCGAAAAAGAACGAGGCGAGTTTTAGAAGAATGGAATATTATCGCACCTTTGGCGGAGACAACACGATGAATGCCATGTACATTCTTCCGGTATGGGTGGATAAAATGTACGCGCAGCCGACTACTGCCGTTGCTACTGGAGAACTCGACGTGTCCACACGCTGGCGCCTTATCGAGCCTTTATTGACGATTGGCTTTAAAGGAAATGAGTTGGATAATATCCCTCAAGCAGGAAGCACGCTGTTAAAAGGTAAGTATCATTTGGATGCTGTTTATGCAGGAAAAGGGGCAGCTGAAGACTACAAAAACCTCGATGCTAAGGGTAAGGTCGTTGTGGTTGAACGCAGTGATGAAGTCACGGGATCCGAGCGTGCTGCAGCCGCAAATAAAGCAGGTGCAAAATTACTAATTACGGTTAATGATGGACCTAAAGAGCTTAGCGAATTTGTTGGGATTGAAAATGAAGATTTTAGCCTTTCCGATTCTCCAATAGCGGTTGCTTCCGTTAGTGGAACAGAGGGTGCTGAGCTTATTAAAGCTGCTCGTTCTGGAAATTTAAAATTGAAGGTTGAAGGTACGCCTGATACGACATATGTCTATGATCTTGTCGATGGCCATCAAAACTTTGTACCAAAGGATTTAAATTATTCGCCTAAAACGAATGAGCTTGTCCAAATTAATTCTCAATATAAATCAGACCGTTCGGCACCAGGAGCAGAATTCCGCTGGGATATTCGACCATATAGCACATATGGAGCTGGTTTTCTTTATAATATGTCTCTTCCTTCTGTCCGCACCGAGTGGGTGTCAGCTCAGGAGGGTACATCCTGGTACCATCAAGCTAACGTGCTCGATAGCATCTGGGAAGTACGACAACCAGTCGTGACGTACAAGCCGGGTCAGCGCCTGGAGGAGGAATGGTTTGCCCCAGTTGTACGTCCTCGTTTTGGTGAGGGCTACTGGACGCCTGTACGCGTAGGAAATTTCTTTCAATTCAATGTTCCATCCTTGGCTGATTCAGGAATTGGGCACACAGGGGCAGGGAATTATCCACCAGAGCAAACACTGAAGCTTTATCAAGGATCTACGCTCATTAAAGAGCAGCAAAATGCACAGGATCTTTATGTATTCAATCAACTTCCAGTTGAAAATACGGAGTATCGTTTAGTGAGTGATGCTACTCGTGATGGGGAGCGATGGGCTACATCCGTTAGAACGCATACAGAATGGACGTTTTGGTCAAAACAGCAAGAAGAATTTAATACAGATTTGCCGTTGATCTCACTTGATTACAAAGTGGATACAGATATAAGTGGTCATGCATTAGCAGGACACACGACAAAGCTAGGAATGACTGCCGCACAGATAGCTGGTGCACCAGGAAATGGAAAAATAGCAGGTGCTTCACTTGAAGTCTCTTTTAACGAAGGCAAGTCGTGGGAAAAGGTGAAATTGGTTCGTGATGGAAGTGGCTGGATAGCCGATATTAAAAATCCAAGTAAGAATGGACACTTTGTCTCACTTCGGGCAAGTGCATGGGACGATGCTGGCAACCGCATTGACCAAGAGATTATCAAGGCTTATCAATTAAAGTAA
- a CDS encoding helix-turn-helix transcriptional regulator, which yields MIQGKIIKFHRELQVLKQLDLGEGICSKTHISKIERGLTEVSEETIELLAKRLRIDMQSEMNTYVSLDSLLKEWHESIILKLNSKAESIKKQLESVALLQLPDFYCSYKLILTRYYLLIGEGKLALSLIKEMDSYQDFTSYNQNMFLHIKGKFCLDYEKEYNKAISHLKKIDITYYNNPEYYYDLAIAYHCMESHVLAYYYANKALQFFTAARSFTRMIEAEMMMLIQVEQADYFDPKDSGFPRLIEMAESLGLHDHKAKLLHNYAYQQFRFGNYEKAIEYYEQALKIRETTNSLYLVSLEGYLNASTKLGLKSDSDLMRLAKEGFSLANKLKDTMYKHYFQLHLYKLQYQQEQYYDYLERVAYPYFKEMGYGLASEHYEMKLLDYYMEKGKVNLANKYALSIVEKYQKNSELV from the coding sequence ATGATTCAAGGAAAAATCATCAAATTTCACCGGGAACTTCAAGTCTTGAAGCAATTAGACCTAGGAGAAGGCATATGTTCAAAGACTCACATTAGTAAGATTGAACGGGGGCTTACAGAAGTATCAGAGGAAACCATAGAGCTGTTGGCCAAGAGACTTCGTATAGACATGCAGTCAGAGATGAATACCTACGTAAGCTTGGATTCATTATTAAAAGAATGGCATGAATCGATCATCCTGAAACTAAACTCAAAAGCAGAAAGCATAAAGAAGCAATTGGAGTCTGTCGCTCTCTTGCAGCTGCCTGATTTCTATTGTTCCTATAAATTGATACTCACCAGGTATTATTTATTGATTGGCGAAGGTAAACTTGCTCTGTCCCTTATTAAAGAAATGGACAGTTATCAAGATTTTACTTCATACAATCAAAACATGTTTTTACACATTAAAGGGAAGTTTTGCTTAGATTACGAAAAAGAATACAATAAAGCCATTTCACATTTAAAAAAAATTGATATCACTTATTACAATAATCCTGAATATTATTATGATTTAGCTATTGCCTATCATTGCATGGAATCCCATGTATTAGCTTATTATTACGCGAATAAGGCCCTGCAATTTTTTACAGCTGCACGCAGTTTTACTCGAATGATTGAAGCAGAGATGATGATGCTGATCCAAGTTGAGCAAGCAGACTATTTTGACCCGAAAGATTCAGGGTTTCCTAGATTAATTGAGATGGCCGAAAGTTTGGGATTACACGATCACAAAGCCAAACTGCTTCACAATTATGCCTATCAGCAATTTCGCTTCGGAAACTATGAAAAAGCCATTGAATACTATGAGCAAGCCTTGAAAATAAGAGAGACAACAAATTCACTCTATCTAGTGTCGTTGGAAGGATATTTAAATGCCTCTACAAAGCTGGGTTTAAAGTCTGATTCAGATTTGATGCGTTTAGCCAAGGAGGGTTTCTCTCTAGCAAATAAATTAAAGGATACCATGTACAAACACTATTTTCAGTTACATTTATACAAGCTTCAATACCAACAAGAACAGTATTATGATTATCTCGAAAGAGTGGCCTATCCGTATTTTAAAGAGATGGGTTACGGCCTTGCATCGGAGCACTATGAAATGAAATTATTGGATTATTATATGGAAAAAGGAAAAGTAAACTTAGCCAATAAATATGCATTGTCGATTGTGGAAAAATACCAAAAAAACAGCGAACTCGTTTGA